ACCGGGACGCGGGAGAGGGGCCGCCGCTGGTGCTGGTGCACGGGCTGGGGTGCTCGGCGGACTACTGGGTGCGCAACGGGGCGTGGCTGGCGGCCGCGGGCTATCGCGTGCTCGCGCCGGACCTTCCCGGCTTCGGGCGCACGCAGGGGCCCAGGGCGGGGTTGAGCATTCCCGCGCAGGCCCGCGCCATCCGCAAGTTCGCCGAGGCGCTGAACCTGGGGCCGGCGGTGTACCTGGGGCACTCGCTTTCGTGCCAGGCCGTGCTGGAGTTCGCGGGGGCGGTGCCGGAGCGCGTGGCGGGGGTGATCCTGGCCGCGCCCACGGGAGACCGGCGGCGCAAGCGGCTTCTGCACGAGGCGCTCGGCTTCATGCAGGACATTCCGCGCGAGCCGTTTTCGCTGGTGCCGTTCATCGCCGACGCGTACGTGCGGGCGGGGCCGGTGCGGTGGGCGCGCACGTGGCTGGCGGGAAAGAGCCACGACGCGTTTCGCGCGGCGGGGCGGGTGCGCGCGCCGGGGCTGGTGCTGGTGGGCGAACGCGATCCCGTGGTGTCCAACCACTTCGCCACGTCCATCGCCCGCGCGCTGCCGGATGCGCGGGTGCAGATGGTGCCGGACGCCGCGCACGCGCTGATCTACAACCAGTCCGAGCGCTTCAACGCCGCCGTCATCCGCTTCGCGGACCACTGCCACGCCGCGGTGGGCGCCTGATGCTCGACCAGAGTTTGTCATCCTGAGCGAAGCGCGGCGCCGTCTCTTCCGACACGCCGGACCGTAGCGCGAAGTCGAAGGATCCTGCCACGGTGGATGCGGATCGCGCGGCAGATGGGGAACGGATCAGACTCGAACCTGGGTGCGCGCGGCTGGCGATGTGGCAAGATCCTTCGACTCGCTGCATGGTCTGGCGCACCCGGAAAGTACGGCATCGCCGCTCGCTCAGGATGACAAACGGGGGCGCGTCTCGTCTCCCCGCGCGCATTCCGTCCGTCCTCCGTGTCCTCCGTGCATCCTCCGTGACCTCTGTGCGAAACGGCAGTTGGCAGACTCATCCGCGGCACGGAGCACACGGATAAACGAAAATCCGCCTCGGGACGTGCTCCCGCGGCGGATTCTCATCATCAACAGAATTGGGACGTTCGTGGCGGCTCAGGTGCCGGGGCGGAACGTGCGCAGAAGCATGGTCAGCGACCCCACGATCGGCACGCGGCTGCGGATGAGCACCGGAATGCGGTGCTCGTCATCCGAAAGGAACACCTCCGCCTGCCCGCCTTCGCCGAACAGCCCGTCCGTCTTGATCACCGGCTGCACCACGATGGTGCGGAAGCGCCCCGCGGGAACGCTCACCGTCTCACGGCGCACGACGCGCAGCACCACCGGGTTTCCGCTCGCCTTGAAGTAGCGGGGCAGCGTGTACACGGCGCCGACCTCCAGCGGCAGCGTACGCGCGTAGTACAGGAACGACAGGTCGTCCAGCGGCTGGTTGGTGGGAATGGTTCCCGTGCTGCCGTTTTCGCGCCGGTACGTGCGGTTCTCCGGAAAGAAGTCGTACGTGCGGTTCCGGCGATAGCGGACTTCGTGCAGGTTCTGGTGGAACCGGCGCGAGAACAGCCCGTCGGTGTCGATCCAGCTTTCGTACACGTCTTCCACGCGGGCCAGCGTCACGCGGCCGTTGATGGTCATGCGCGTGTGAAAGGTCTGCTCGCCGCGGATGGTCTCCAGCCCCACCACCTGCAGCGTGCCCTGCCCCACCGAGGCCCCGGCCAGCTTCACCTGGTACGTGGCCAGCTCGCCCGCGCGGAACGGAAGGCGGGCCTGCTGCGCGGACGCATCCGCCGCGCCGGCCGCCAGCACGGCGGTGAGCGCAACGGCCGCAACGCCGCGCAGGGAACGGATATATGACTTCATCTCTACCCTTCGCTTTCAGGAACGGGGGCCGGTGCCCCCTCCGCCGCGTCCCCACCTTCGCGGGAGGCGGCGGGCTTTCTGCGGCGCGGCCGCCGGGGCCTGCGCCGTGCGGGCGCTGCGCCCTCTTCCGGGGCCGAGCCGTCGTTCAACGCCGCAGCGGAGTCCATCGCGACACCCTCGCCGCCCTCCGCCCGCGGTCCACCTTCCTCCGAACGATCCACGCCGGACTCGTCCGCGGACGACGGATCCGCGCCGGACGCATCCATCTCGCCGGGCGATCCCTCCGCCGCGGCCGCCCGCGCGCGCGCCGACTTGCGCCGCCGCGGCTTGCGCTTGGCCTTGCGCGGGGCGTCTTCCGCTCCGTCCACGGCCGGAGCCGCGTCCATCTCCTCGATCTCCGCCACCGGAGCCGCGATCGCGTCCTCATCCACCGCGACGGCATCCACGGCCGGCTCGGGACGGGGCGGCTTTTCGCGGCGGGGGCGCGGCTCGCGCGGCGGGCGGGCCTCCGGTGCCGCGGCCTCGGTGGACGGCGGCGGTGAGGCCGCGCGCGTGCGGGGGCGCGCATCGCGGGCGTCGCGCGCGGCGCGCAGGTCCGCGGCGGACATGCGGTCCGGCGTGGCGGCGGGCACTTCGCGCTCCGCCAGCGTGTCGCGCTCCTCCGCGGGGCGCACGGCGCGCGAACGGCCGGGCGCCAGGCGAGCCAGCGCCCACGCCTCGCGCACGGCGTCCCACGGGCGGAAGCGCGATTCGCGGTCGCGCCGCGTGTAGCGCAGCCCCACCTCGGCCTGCTCGGCGCGGCGCACGTGCGGCGCCACGCGCACCAGCAGTTCGGCGTTCGCCGCCCATCCAGCCCGCGACAGCAGCGGCTTGCCTTCCACGTCCGCCAGGGCGCGCTTCAGCACCTGCAGCCGGTACGCGCGGAACCCGCTGAACGGGTCGGTGATCTCCCGCGGAACGGCGCTGCGCTTGAGCAGCCAGGGAAGCCCGGCGCGGGACCAGCGCATCCCGCGCGTGACCTCACCCTCCACCGTGCTCACGGCGGAGCCCACCACGTCCGCGCCGCCCTCGATGCGCCGCACCAGCGCCGGAATCTCTTCCGGCGGCTCGGTGAAGTCCGCCTGCAGAAAGACGGCGGAATCGCGCTTGGGATGCGTGCTGCGGGCGACCGCCTCGCGCGCCAGCGTCTCGACCGCGGCGGCGTATCCCCGGTTGCGCTCGTGGCGCACCACCGTAAGCGGCAGCACGCGGGCATAGGGGGCCAGGACCTCGGCCGTGTCGTCGGTGCTGCCGTCGTCCACCACGAGCAGGTGGTAGTCCCGCCCGAACTCGGCCATGACCTGCCGGATGCGCCACAGAAGGACGCCCACGGTCTGCGCCTCGTTCAGCGCGGGGATGCAGATGTAGATCAAGCCTCAGCTCTCGTGGTCGGGGTCGGGCCCATCAACCTCAGCGATACCCTGTTCGCGCGCGGCGGGTTCCGGTTTCGGCCGGGTTTTCCATCGGCGGTGGAACCAGAAGTACTGCTCCGGGGCCTCGCGGATGCTGCCTTCCAGCCGCAGCGCCAGCTCCGCCGTCAGCGTCTGGATGTCCGCTTCCAGGTCTCCCGTGCGCGTCACCGGAACGCGCGTTCCGCTTACTTCGTAGCGCACGCCGGGCCCCGGAAGACGGCGCGCGACACAGGCGAACACCGGCGCGCCGAAGCGCACGGCAAAGAGCGCCGGGCCGCGGTGCGTGGATGCGGGCGTGCCGAAGAAGGGGACAAAGACGCCGGAGCGGCGCGCGTCCTGGTCCGCCACGATGCCGACGACGCCGTTCTTGCGCAGCGCGCGCGGCACCCGGAGCGGCGCCTCCTTCTGCAGGATCGTCTCGATCCCCAGGCGCTTGCGCGTCTCATCCAGCCGCGCGTCCACCATGCGGTTGCCCTGCCGGCGGACGATGGCGGAGATGGGGATCCCGCGCGCGGCCACGGCGGCGGCGGCGATCTCCCAGTTGCCGTAGTGCCCGGTGACGAGCATCACGCCCTTGCCCTCGGACAGCGCTTCTTCCATCTCGTCCCACCCGCGCGTGACCGTCCGCTCCACGACCGCGGCGGGGTCCAGCCGGCTCAGCCGCAGCATGGCCGCGGCCTCCCGGCCCAGGTGCTGGTAGGAGGCCCGCGCCAGCCGGGTCCGCTCCCGGTCGGAAAGCTCGGGAAAGGCGAGGCGCAGATTGTCCATCACCACGCCGCGGCGCAGGCCCAGGCGGTAGATGGTGCCGCCCAGCCGCCGTCCGAAGGCGTCGGCCATCCCCTCGGGAAGGGTGCTGACCGCCCGCTCCAACGCGCGCGCCAGGCCGTATTCAAGGCGGCGCCGCGCCGGGCTCCGCCGTCCTTTGTTGTCCGCCAAACCCGTTTCCGTGTGAAAGCCGGTCCGGAGCAGCGCCCCGGACCGGTCATGAACCCGCCGCTTTCCGCCCGCCCGCCGAAAAGGACGTTGGATGGATCAGCCCCGGCTGCCCACCCCGGCCAGCACCTCGGCGACGGTTTCGTCCGCCACCGGGTGTCCCCATACGCCGGCAGGGCCGATGAAGGGCCGCCCGAAGTCCTGGATGAGGGAATACTCCACCCGGCCCGCGCGCGCCTTCTTGTCCAGCCGCGTGTGCTGCACCACCGCGTCCGCGCCAAAGTCGATGGGCAGCGACGTCGGCAGCCCCAGCCGGGTAAGGACGCGCCGCAGCCGCGCGGACGTCCCCGCCGCGGTCACCCCGGCGCGCTCGCCGATGCGCGCTTCCTCCACCATCCCCACCGCCACCGCCTCGCCGTGCAGCAGCGCGTAGCCGGAGAGCGTTTCCACCGCGTGGCCGATGGTGTGGCCGAAGTTGAGCAGCTTGCGCGGCCCGCACTCCATCACGTCGCTGGCCACGATCTCGGCCTTGATCTCCACCGACCGCATGATGAGCCGGCTGAGCGCCTGCGGGTCCGCGGCCAGGAGGGATTCGACGTTGTCCTCGATCCAGTCCAGGTACTCCGCGTCGGCGATGGCGCCGTGCTTGACGGCCTCGGCCATCCCCGACCGCAGGTGCGCGTCGGGCAGCGTCTGCAGCATCTCGGGGTCGATGAGCACGCACTGCGGCTGATGGAACGCGCCCACCAGGTTCTTGCCCGCCGGCGTGTCCACCCCCGTCTTGCCGCCCACGGAAGCGTCGATCATGGCCAGCAGCGTGGTGGGCACCTGCACCAGCGGCAGCCCGCGCATGTACGTGGCCGCCACGAAGCCGCCCAGGTCGCCCGGCACGCCGCCGCCAAAGGCGATGACCGCCGTGTCGCGCCCGCATCCGGACTCCATCATGGCGTCGCTCACCAGCGACCACGTTTCGCGCGTCTTCTGCGCCTCGCCGGAGGTGAAGGCGAAGACGTCGGTGCGGTGCCCGGCGGAGTGCAGCATGCGCGACAGTCGCACGGCGTACAGCTCCGCCACGCGGTCGTCGGTGACCACGGCGTAGCGGTGCGCCGGACAGAACCGCGACAGCGCGGTGGCCAGGCTGGCGAACAGCCCGGAGCCCACCAGCACCTCGTAGCCGCGCGAGTTGGCTTCGGGAAGAGAAACTTTGACCCTGTGGGGCGTGCTCATACCGTATCCTCGAGTCTCAGCCGGGCGCGGCGGTCCATCCCCGCGCCCAAGACGGTCTCATCCGCCAGCCAGTGCGTCACCGCGGCAAGGTCGCCATCCAGCGACTGTGCCCGGGCGCGGATCGCGGCGGCCGCGCCGCCGTCCCGCAGCAGCGCCGGCAGCCGCGCCAGCTCCTCCCCTTCTCCCAGTTCCTTCGCCACCCCGGCCAGCCGCTCCGCCAGCCGCAGCGCCGCGTCGGCCGCGGTGATGGTGCCCGGCTCCGCGCGCTCCACGTCCGCCAGCTCCGCCGTGGGGCCGTGCCGGCTGGCGCGCCATCCGTTGTCGCTCATCAGCGGCTGCAGAAACGACTCGGGGAGCGGCGACTCCCTCAGCACGCCCTCCGCCGCGCCCGCGACAATGACGCGCGCCAGCGAGGCGATAAGCACCGCGTCCTGCAGCCGGGGCGTGCAGTCCGCCACACGGATCTCCACCGTGGGATAGACGTGGTGCGGGCGCAGTTCCCAGTAGATGCGCCCGGGCCCGTCGATGCGCCCGGAGTCCGTCAGCCACCGCACCAGCGCCGCGTACTCCGCGTCGTCGCGAAAGCGGGGCGGCGCGCCGGAGCGGGGCCAGCGGCGCCACAGCACGGAGCGGTACGAGGCGTGTCCCGTGTCGTCGCCCACCCACAGCGGCGACGAGGCGCTCAGCGCCAGCAGCACGGGCAGGTGCAGGCGGACGATGTTGCACACCCGCGCCCGGTCCGTCCCCGGCGGCAGCCCCACGTGCACGTGCATGCCGAAGATGGCCTGCGACTCCGCCAGCCTGCGGTACTGCGTCCGGAGCGCCTGGTACACCGGCGCGGGGTTGAAGACGTGCCCCTCCGCCGGGCTGAACGGGTGCGTGCCGGCCGCCACCACGCGGGTGCCCTCGGCCTCCGCGGCGATGGCGGCGGTGAAGCGAAGGCGGGCCAGGTCGTCGCGGACGCAGCTGGTTCCCTCGCACACCCGGGTTTCCACCTCCACGGTGTGCTCCTGCATTTCCGGCTTCAGCTCGCCCGTCCAGTCGGTGGCGATCACGTACCGCGCGCGGCTGCGCAGTTCCGCGGAACGCGCGTCCACCAGCTGGTACTCTTCCTCCACCCCGACCGTATACTGCTCTCCGGCTGCCATCCTGCGTCGCGAAAGGGGGATCGCCGGCGAGGTGAGCTTAGCCGGACGGGGGCGCGGGGGCAAGCGGGTGCCCCGCGTGGAACAGCGCACCGGCCCGCTCCACGCGCTCCAGTGCGGAGGCGCAGGAAAGCAACTCCCGCGCCGTATGTCCCTGCACGGGATGCCGCCACTCCGGCGCGATCTCCACCAGCGGATGGAGCACGAATCCGCGCAGGTGCATGCGCGGATGCGGCAGGATGAGGGCGGGCGTGTCCATCACCACTTCCCCGTACGCGAGCAGGTCCAGGTCCAGCGTGCGCGGCGCGTTTGCGAAGGTGCGCTCCCGCCCCAGCGCCGCCTCCACCGCCTGCAACTGCGCCAGCACCGCCTCGGGGGCGAGCACCGTACGCGCGGCGAGCACCAGGTTGTGAAAGTCCGGCTGGTCGCGGTGCCCCACCGGCTCCGTGCGGTACAGCGAGGAGATCCGGTGGATGGCGATCGTCCGCGCCAGCATCTGCACGGCCTCGCGAAGCTGCCCCACCGGGTCGCCCAGGTTGGCCCCCGCGCCGATCAGGATCTCCGCTTCTTCCGCCATCGCATCTCCAAGGTCAACAATCGATCGTACGATCCTGGCCCGGACGGCTCGGCGCGTCAACTCCGGCACGGTGCGCGGGCCGGTTTCTACGGCAACACCGTTTCACGCGGAGGCCGCGGGGGTTCGCGGGGGTCGCGGGGAACAGCAACAGATGGACATCACACAGAGTTAACAGAGTCAACAGAGAGGACTGAAACAAAGAACGAAATGGGAGGAAGGTCCCGCCTTCATCCATCCGCCCGTTCTTTCTTTTAACTCTGTTGACTCTGTGTGAGGCCATGTCGTTGAATCCGTTGATGTTTGTGCGATCGCGCCTGTCTTTCGCTTTTCCCCCGCGACCTCCGCGAACCCCCGCGGCCTCCGCGTGAAACGGTGTTGCCGTAAAAGCTCGCAAAAAAAAGCGCCCCCTCTCGCGAGGGGGCGCCTTTCGTTCATCCATCCACCAGCCCTGAATCAGTACCCGGGGTTCTGGGTCAGCTCGGGGTTGGCGTCCAGGTCGCCCTGCGGAAGCGGGAAGTACAGGCGGAAATCCGCGCGGTACTGGTCACGCACCAGGGTGCCGATCTCCGGAAGCGCGTCGCGGAAGCGGCGCAGGTCAAAGAACCGGTAGCCCTCGCCCACGAACTCGCGGCGGCGCTCCTGCAGGTTGGCGCGCAGCACCTGCTGCGCGCTCACCACCGCCTCGGCGTCCAGCGGAGCCAGCCCGGCGCGCTCGCGAACCGCGTCGATGTCGGCACGCGCCTGCGCCAGGTTGCCGTCCAGCCGGGCCTCGGCCTCCGAACGGATCAGGTACATTTCCGCAAGCCGCAGCATGACGTAGTTGTCGTCGCCGTTGCTGATGCGGAAGTACTTGCCGATGAACTGCGAGCCGTTCAGGAACGTCACCAGGTAGCGCGAGTCCAGCTCCCGGTCTTCCACGGCGTCGCCGTAGATGGAGCGCAGCGACTGCGAAGCCACGAAGCTGCCGCGGCCGCCCTCGGTGTCCGGAAGGAACCACCCCGCGAACGGGCCCGGATCGTTCACCGTGTACTGCAGCTCGAAGATCGACTCGTCGCTGTTCTTTTCGTTCCAGATGTCGCCGTAGTCCACCAGCTCGTAATCGCCCGAGCCGATGACCTGCGACGCAAAGGTGCGGGCGTCCGCCCAGTCGCGGGCGTACAGGTTCACGCGCGCCAGCAGCGCGGTGGCCGAGCCCCAGGTGGCCCGCCCGCGGCGGCTGGGACTGTTGTTGAGCAGCAGGCGCTGCGCCTCGCGCAGGTCCGTCTCCACCAGCGCGTACGTCTGCGCCTCGGTGGAGCGCGGAACGTTGTTGCCGGCGCTCACCGCCAGGGTGGGCTCCGTCACCAGCGGCACGCCGCCGAAGAACTCGGCCAGCACGAAGTACAGATGCGCGCGCACGTAGAGCGCCTCGCCGCGGTACTGCGCGGCCTCGTCCTCGTCCAGCCCGTCCACGCCGTCCAGCGCGGCCAGCACGTTGTTCGCGCGGTTGATGCCCACGTACGCGCCTTCCCAGATGTCGCGCACGCCGGTGTTGGTGGACCGGATGGTCTTGATCGACACCTCTTCATCGGAGGTGTACGTGTCCTGGAATCCGAAGTTGTCGGAGTACAGGTCCGGAAACACCAGCAGGTTGCGGTCAAGGTCGCCGACGGAGTACGCGTCGTACATGCCGTTTACCGCGACACGCACCTCTTCCGGGGTGTCGAGCGCCTCGCCCGAAGGGATCGAAGCGGTGGGATTCGTGTCCAGCGGGTTGTCGCACGCGGCCAGCGCCGCGGCCGCGAACAGCCCGAGGGAGATCTTTCTGATTCTCATTCCACTCTCTCCCATTCTCACAGGCCCAGGTCGAAGCCGACCGAGATCGTGCGCGCCTGCGGAAGCGTGTAGAAGTCGTAGCCGCGCGTAACGCTGTTGTCACCCGCGTAGTTCACCTCGGGGTCGAAGCCCGAGTAGTTGGTCCACGTCACCAGGTTCTGCGCCTGCACGTAGATGCGCGCGCGGCTGGTGCCGGCCCGGCGAGCCAGGGCGTCCGGCAGGCGGTAGCCCACCACGACGTTCTTGATGCGCGCGTACGAACCGTCCTCGACGAAGCGGCTGCTGTTCTGGCCGTTGCCGTTGGGGTCGTTGATGGTCAGGCGCGGCTGGCGGCCGTCCGGGTTCTCGGCCGAGTACGCGTCCAGCACGCGGGTGGACAGGTTGTCGCCCGAGCCGCCGGGGCTGTCGGTGTACTGGCGCACGCCGTTGAACACGCGGTTGCCGCGGCTGAACGACAGGAACACGGTGGCGTCGATGCCGCCAAAGGTCAGCGTGTTGGTGAAGCCGCCCTGGAAGTCCGGCCACGGCGAGCCCACGTCGGTGCGGTCGTCGTCGTTGATGATGCCGTCCGGGCGCCCCGTCAGCTTGCCGTCGGCGTCGCGGCCGTTGACGTCGCGGAAGCGCACGTCGCCCAGCTCGGTGCCGTCGCTCTGGTAGGCGTGCAGCCCCTCGGCAAGGCACTGCTGGCCGCTGGGGTCGCGGCAGATCTCGGACTCGTCGCGGAACAGGTCATCGGCGCGCAGGGCGTAGAAGTAGCCCAGCGGCTTGCCTTCCTCGATGCGCACGAAGCTGCCGATGGCCTGGCCGCCGTACAGCTTGGTGACCTCGTTGCGGTTGTGCGAAACGTTCAGCTCCGACGTCCAGTTGAACGCGCCGGGGCGCGCCCCGCGAACGATCTGCGCACGCGCGGCCAGCTCTACGCCGGTGTTGCGGATGGCGCCGATGTTCTCGGTGATGTTGGCGAAGCCGGTGCTGAACGGAACCGGACGGGCCAGCAGCAGGTCGGTGGTGCTCTTGCGGTACCAGTCCAGGCTCAGGCCCAGGCGGTCCTCGAAGAAGGCGATGTCGCCGCCCAGGTTGAGCTGCGTGGTTTTTTCCCAGCTCAGGTCCGGGTTGCCCAGCTGCGACGGGCCGATGCCGGCCTGGTCGTCGTACGCGTAGCCGCCGTTGAACAGCGCCAGCGACGCGAAGTTGCCCAGCCCTTCCTGGTTGCCCGTCAGGCCGTAGCTGGCGCGCAGCGCCAGGTCGCTGATGGTGTTCTGGCGCTCCAGCAGTTCATCGCCAAAGCGGTACAGCACCGCCGCCGAGGGGAAGATGCCCCACTGGTTGTTGGCGCCGAAGCGCGACGAAGCGTCGGCGCGGGCGTTCAGTGTGGCGGTCAGGCGGTCGTTGTAGGTGTCGGACAGGCGGCCGAACACCGACGTCATTCCGTACTCCGTAACCCCGTTGCCGCCGGCCGAGATGACCGAGGCCGAGTTCAGGAAGCGGAACGCGCTGGTGGGGAAGCCGGAGCCCTGCACGGAGCTGCTCTCGGTGTCGTTGTCTTCGTAGCTGGTGCCCACCAGGCCGGTGAAGGCGTGGCGCTCGCCGAAGTCGCGGGCGTAGTTCAGGGTGCCCTCGAACAGCACCTTGCTGGCGGTGGTGTTGGCCGACACGCTGCTGCCGCCCGAACCGCTGCCCGGGGGCAGAAGCGGGCTGTAGTACAGGTAGGAATTCAGCGCGTACTGGTCCAGGCCGGCCGTCACGCGCGCGGTGAGCCCGTCGGCCAGCGTGTAGTTGGCGAACGCGTTGCCGATCACGTGGAAGTTGCGCTCTTCCACCTGGTGCTGGCGGAGCGCCACCGGGTTGGTGTAGAAGAAGCCCTCGTTGAACTGCCCGTTGGCCAGGCGCACCGGCTCGATGGGCGCGGAGGCGATGGCGTTGGGGAACGGGGCGTAGATGTTGTTGTCCGACGCGGCGCGGTCCATGACCGAGCGGGTCAGCGCCACGCTGGTGCCCACGTTCAGGCGCGAGCTGGCGGTGAAGTCCAGGTTCAGGCGGCCGTTCAGGCGGTCGTACGCCTGCGGCTTCACGATGCCGTTCTGCTGGAACATGGTGCCGCTCACGAAGTAGCGGGACCGCTCCGTGCCGCCGGCGATGGAGGCCGAGGTCTGCGAGATGGGCGCGGTGCCCAGGACTTCGTCCAGCCAGTTGGTGTCCACCGACGGGTCGATCTCGTAGCCGTAGAGGTCGAACAGGGTGGGCGCGCCGTAGTACTCGTCCAGGCCGTCGTTGACCCACGCCGTGTTGTACGCGTTCACGTACTGCTCGGCGTTGGTGAAGCCGGGGCGGCGCCAGGCTTCCTGCACGCCGTAGTAGGCGTTGACGTTGATTTCGGGGCGCTCGCCGGCGCGGCCGCGCTTGGTGGTGATGAGCACCACGCCGTTGGAGGCGCGCGAGCCGTAGATGGCGGCGGCCGACGCGTCCTTGAGCACCTCGATGGAGGCGATTTCGTTGGGGTTCAGGTCCGACAGCGCGTCGGTGCCCTGGCCGCCCAGGAAGTCCTCATCGAAAGGCGAGAAGTCGCCCTGCAGCAGCGGCACGCCGTCCACCACGTACAGCGGCTGGTTGCCGGCGGAGATGGAGGAGGCGCCGCGGACGCGCACGCTGATGGCCGAACCGGGCGTGCCCGAGTTCTGCTCCACCTGCACGCCGGCCACGCGGCCCTGCAGCACCTCGGCCACCGTGGGGGTGGGCAGGTCCTGCGTCACTTCCGGGCGGATGGAGGCCACCGCGCCGGTGGTGTTGCGGCGCTCCGTCTGGCCGTAGCCGATGACGACGATCTCGTCCAGG
Above is a window of Longimicrobium terrae DNA encoding:
- a CDS encoding SusC/RagA family TonB-linked outer membrane protein, whose translation is MTKLRVLLVAALALALAPAAASAQAGSIRGRVVEQGSNNPLQGVTVSVVGGTQTVVTNQEGRFALNNIPAGARTLRATRLGYGAQNRTVTVGAEPMEVSFTLSTDVLGLDEIVVIGYGQTERRNTTGAVASIRPEVTQDLPTPTVAEVLQGRVAGVQVEQNSGTPGSAISVRVRGASSISAGNQPLYVVDGVPLLQGDFSPFDEDFLGGQGTDALSDLNPNEIASIEVLKDASAAAIYGSRASNGVVLITTKRGRAGERPEINVNAYYGVQEAWRRPGFTNAEQYVNAYNTAWVNDGLDEYYGAPTLFDLYGYEIDPSVDTNWLDEVLGTAPISQTSASIAGGTERSRYFVSGTMFQQNGIVKPQAYDRLNGRLNLDFTASSRLNVGTSVALTRSVMDRAASDNNIYAPFPNAIASAPIEPVRLANGQFNEGFFYTNPVALRQHQVEERNFHVIGNAFANYTLADGLTARVTAGLDQYALNSYLYYSPLLPPGSGSGGSSVSANTTASKVLFEGTLNYARDFGERHAFTGLVGTSYEDNDTESSSVQGSGFPTSAFRFLNSASVISAGGNGVTEYGMTSVFGRLSDTYNDRLTATLNARADASSRFGANNQWGIFPSAAVLYRFGDELLERQNTISDLALRASYGLTGNQEGLGNFASLALFNGGYAYDDQAGIGPSQLGNPDLSWEKTTQLNLGGDIAFFEDRLGLSLDWYRKSTTDLLLARPVPFSTGFANITENIGAIRNTGVELAARAQIVRGARPGAFNWTSELNVSHNRNEVTKLYGGQAIGSFVRIEEGKPLGYFYALRADDLFRDESEICRDPSGQQCLAEGLHAYQSDGTELGDVRFRDVNGRDADGKLTGRPDGIINDDDRTDVGSPWPDFQGGFTNTLTFGGIDATVFLSFSRGNRVFNGVRQYTDSPGGSGDNLSTRVLDAYSAENPDGRQPRLTINDPNGNGQNSSRFVEDGSYARIKNVVVGYRLPDALARRAGTSRARIYVQAQNLVTWTNYSGFDPEVNYAGDNSVTRGYDFYTLPQARTISVGFDLGL